One Bubalus bubalis isolate 160015118507 breed Murrah chromosome 10, NDDB_SH_1, whole genome shotgun sequence genomic window carries:
- the CITED2 gene encoding cbp/p300-interacting transactivator 2, with translation MADHMMAMNHGRFPDGTNGLHHHPAHRMGMGQFPSPHHHQQQQPQHAFNALMGEHIHYGASNMNASSGIRHAMGPGTVNGGHPPSALAPAARFNNSQFMGPPVASQGGSLPASMQLQKLNNQYFNHHPYPHNHYMPDLHPAAGHQMNGTNQHFRDCNPKHSGGSSTPGGSGGSSTPGGSAGTSGGGAGSSNSGGGSGGGSSSNMPASVAHVPAAVLPPNVIDTDFIDEEVLMSLVIEMGLDRIKELPELWLGQNEFDFMTDFVCKQQPSRVSC, from the coding sequence ATGGCAGACCATATGATGGCCATGAACCACGGGCGCTTCCCCGACGGCACCAACGGGCTGCACCACCACCCTGCCCACCGCATGGGTATGGGGCAGTTCCCTAGCCCCCATcatcaccagcagcagcagccgcaacaCGCCTTCAACGCCCTGATGGGCGAGCACATACACTACGGCGCGAGCAACATGAATGCCTCGAGCGGCATCAGGCACGCGATGGGGCCGGGAACTGTAAACGGAGGGCACCCCCCGAGCGCGCTGGCCCCCGCGGCCAGGTTTAACAACTCCCAGTTCATGGGCCCCCCGGTGGCCAGCCAGGGAGGCTCCCTGCCAGCCAGCATGCAGCTGCAGAAGCTCAACAACCAGTATTTCAACCATCACCCCTACCCCCACAACCACTACATGCCGGATTTGCACCCTGCTGCGGGCCACCAGATGAACGGGACAAACCAGCACTTCCGAGATTGCAACCCCAAGcacagcggcggcagcagcaccCCCGGCGGCTCGGGCGGCAGCAGCACCCCCGGCGGCTCCGCGGGCACTTCGGGCGGCGGCGCGGGCAGCAGCAatagcggcggcggcagcggcggcggcagcagcagcaacatgcccGCCTCCGTGGCCCACGTCCCTGCTGCAGTGCTGCCGCCCAATGTCATAGACACTGATTTCATCGACGAGGAAGTGCTCATGTCCTTAGTGATAGAAATGGGTTTGGACCGCATCAAGGAGCTGCCCGAACTCTGGCTGGGGCAAAACGAGTTTGATTTTATGACGGACTTCGTGTGCAAACAACAGCCCAGCAGAGTAAGCTGTTGA